A genomic region of Streptomyces rimosus contains the following coding sequences:
- a CDS encoding tellurite resistance TerB family protein, which yields MHKLAVVGVRTSWRTVADGEFFCPECGGDRNYLRRTGRRRLTVLGLPLLPRGTAGPVVECSACRGHFALDALDHPTTTRFSAMLRDAVHTVTLAVLAAGGTTSPGVRSTAVGTVRAAGFADCTEDQLLTLLAALAADTGRLPGAHDGALSRTAPGSLGRPGGGLDPCGTALAIELHEALEPLAPHLAPAGRESLLLQGARIALADGPYLPSEREVLTTVGTALLLCPDDTARLLAAARTPS from the coding sequence ATGCACAAACTGGCTGTGGTGGGTGTGCGGACGTCCTGGCGCACCGTCGCCGACGGCGAGTTCTTCTGCCCCGAGTGCGGCGGGGACCGCAACTACCTCCGGCGGACCGGCCGCCGCCGGCTGACGGTCCTGGGCCTCCCGCTGCTGCCGCGCGGCACCGCGGGCCCGGTCGTCGAGTGCTCCGCCTGCCGCGGCCACTTCGCCCTGGACGCGCTGGACCACCCCACCACGACCCGCTTCTCGGCGATGCTGCGGGACGCCGTGCACACCGTCACGCTGGCCGTGCTGGCCGCCGGCGGCACCACCTCGCCCGGGGTGCGCAGCACCGCCGTCGGCACGGTGCGCGCGGCGGGCTTCGCGGACTGTACGGAGGACCAGCTGCTGACCCTGCTCGCCGCGCTCGCGGCCGACACCGGCCGGCTGCCCGGCGCGCACGACGGCGCCCTGTCCCGTACCGCGCCCGGAAGCCTCGGGCGGCCCGGCGGCGGGCTCGACCCGTGCGGCACCGCGCTGGCCATAGAGCTGCACGAGGCCCTGGAGCCGCTGGCCCCGCACCTCGCCCCGGCCGGCCGGGAGTCCCTGCTCCTCCAGGGCGCCCGGATCGCCCTCGCCGACGGCCCGTACCTGCCGTCCGAGCGCGAGGTCCTGACCACCGTCGGCACGGCCCTCCTGCTGTGCCCGGACGACACCGCCCGGCTGCTGGCGGCGGCCCGCACGCCGTCCTGA
- a CDS encoding metal ABC transporter permease, whose translation MDLLNYAFMQRALLAALLVGITAPAVGIYLVQRRQAIMGDGIGHVALTGVALGFLLRASPVWMAVLVAALGAIVMELVRSKGRTRGDIALAMLFYGGMAGGVMIINLAPGGSTANLTTYLFGSITSVSAEDVTVTCVLAAFVMAVTLGLRRQLFAVCQDEEFARVMGLPVRWLNLLLAVTAALTVTVAMRAVGLLLVSALLVVPVAAAQQATRGFAMTLALSVAIGVVVTLSGTVFSFYVNVPPGASIVLLAIAVFALMAALAAPLARKRARAAAEAARQCTLDVPGSRSPGDDVSVQGAKG comes from the coding sequence ATGGACCTCCTGAACTACGCCTTCATGCAGCGGGCGCTGCTCGCCGCCCTCCTGGTCGGCATCACCGCGCCGGCCGTCGGCATCTACCTCGTCCAGCGCCGCCAGGCGATCATGGGCGACGGCATCGGGCACGTCGCGCTGACCGGTGTCGCGCTGGGCTTCCTGCTGCGCGCCTCGCCCGTGTGGATGGCCGTGCTGGTCGCCGCGCTCGGCGCGATCGTCATGGAGCTGGTGCGCTCCAAGGGCCGTACCCGCGGCGACATCGCGCTGGCGATGCTCTTCTACGGCGGCATGGCCGGCGGCGTGATGATCATCAATCTGGCGCCCGGCGGCTCCACCGCCAACCTGACCACCTACCTCTTCGGCTCGATCACCAGCGTCTCCGCCGAGGACGTGACGGTCACCTGTGTCCTGGCCGCCTTCGTGATGGCGGTCACGCTCGGCCTGCGCCGGCAGCTGTTCGCCGTCTGCCAGGACGAGGAGTTCGCGCGGGTGATGGGCCTGCCGGTGCGGTGGCTGAACCTGCTGCTCGCGGTCACCGCCGCGCTCACCGTCACGGTCGCGATGCGCGCCGTCGGACTGCTGCTGGTCAGCGCGCTGCTGGTGGTGCCGGTGGCCGCCGCGCAGCAGGCCACCCGCGGCTTCGCGATGACCCTCGCGCTGTCCGTCGCCATCGGAGTCGTCGTCACCCTCTCCGGTACGGTCTTCTCCTTCTACGTGAACGTGCCGCCCGGCGCGAGCATCGTGCTGCTGGCCATCGCGGTCTTCGCCCTGATGGCGGCGCTGGCCGCCCCGCTGGCCAGAAAGCGCGCCAGGGCCGCTGCGGAGGCCGCCCGGCAGTGCACTCTGGACGTGCCCGGCAGCCGCTCCCCCGGCGACGACGTCAGCGTGCAGGGAGCCAAGGGGTAA
- a CDS encoding GH1 family beta-glucosidase produces the protein MDASRVPDGSPSSALPRFPEDFVWGVSTSAHQIEGAADEDGRGRSAWDGFAAEAGRIKDGSDARVATDHYHRYREDVALIRELGVGAYRFSVAWPRVMPDGGPRVNAAGLDFYDRLVDELCAAGVRPVPTLFHWDTPEAVEAAGGWLERDTAQRFAAYADAVAARLGDRVDRWITLNEPAELTLLGYGLGQHAPGRQLGFEALPAAHHQLLGHGLAVQALRARGADNIGIANSHGPTWAASESAADQEAAGLYDLLLNRLFAEPVLLGRYPEEELTAALLSGAYLDEDLRIIGEPLDWYGVNYYQPTQVGAPRAADGGPAAFAGIELPPGLPFAPRAIEGYPLTDFGWPVVPAALTELLTGFRDRYGDRLPPVVITENGCSYEGVEDRERIAFLDAHIRAVHDAVTAGVDVRGYFVWSLLDNFEWAEGYARRFGLVHVDYGTLARTPKASYHWLRDALRAQS, from the coding sequence ATGGACGCTTCGCGTGTGCCGGACGGGAGTCCGTCGTCTGCGCTGCCCCGCTTTCCCGAGGATTTCGTGTGGGGAGTCTCGACCTCCGCCCATCAGATCGAGGGGGCGGCGGACGAGGACGGGCGGGGGCGGTCGGCGTGGGACGGCTTCGCCGCGGAGGCCGGCCGGATCAAGGACGGATCGGACGCGCGGGTGGCGACCGATCACTACCACCGGTACCGGGAAGACGTGGCGCTGATCAGGGAGCTGGGGGTCGGCGCGTACCGGTTCTCGGTGGCCTGGCCCCGGGTGATGCCGGACGGCGGGCCGCGGGTCAACGCGGCGGGGCTGGACTTCTACGACCGGCTGGTGGACGAGCTGTGCGCGGCGGGCGTCCGGCCGGTGCCGACGCTCTTCCACTGGGACACTCCGGAGGCCGTCGAGGCGGCGGGCGGCTGGCTGGAGCGGGATACGGCACAGCGGTTCGCGGCGTACGCGGATGCCGTCGCGGCGCGGCTCGGGGACCGGGTGGACCGGTGGATCACGCTCAACGAGCCCGCCGAGCTGACGCTGCTGGGGTACGGGCTGGGGCAGCACGCGCCGGGCAGGCAGCTGGGGTTCGAGGCGCTTCCCGCGGCACATCATCAGCTGCTGGGGCACGGGCTGGCCGTACAGGCGCTGCGGGCGCGAGGGGCTGACAATATCGGGATCGCCAATTCCCACGGGCCCACGTGGGCCGCGTCGGAGTCGGCCGCCGATCAGGAAGCGGCGGGGTTGTACGACCTGCTGCTGAATCGGTTGTTCGCCGAGCCGGTGCTGCTCGGGCGCTATCCGGAGGAGGAGCTGACGGCCGCGCTGCTGTCCGGCGCGTACCTGGACGAGGATCTGCGGATCATCGGTGAGCCGCTGGACTGGTACGGGGTGAACTACTACCAGCCGACGCAGGTCGGGGCGCCGCGGGCGGCGGACGGCGGACCGGCCGCGTTCGCGGGGATCGAGCTGCCGCCGGGGCTGCCGTTCGCGCCGCGGGCGATCGAGGGGTATCCGCTGACGGACTTCGGCTGGCCGGTGGTGCCCGCGGCGCTGACCGAGCTGCTGACCGGGTTCCGCGACCGGTACGGCGACCGCCTGCCGCCGGTCGTCATCACCGAGAACGGCTGCTCGTACGAGGGCGTCGAGGACCGGGAGCGGATCGCCTTCCTGGACGCGCACATCCGGGCCGTGCACGACGCGGTCACCGCCGGGGTGGACGTGCGCGGATACTTCGTCTGGTCGCTGCTGGACAACTTCGAGTGGGCCGAGGGGTACGCCCGGAGGTTCGGGCTGGTGCACGTCGACTACGGGACGCTGGCGCGCACGCCGAAGGCGTCGTACCACTGGCTGCGGGACGCGCTGCGGGCGCAGTCGTGA
- a CDS encoding isoprenyl transferase, with translation MARRGILGRGRREYETPEPHPSGARPPKIPGELVPNHVAVVMDGNGRWAKERGLPRTEGHKVGEGVVLDVLKGCIEMGVKNLSLYAFSTENWKRSPEEVRFLMNFNRDVIRRRRDEMDALGIRIRWVGRMPKLWKSVVQELQVAQEQTKDNDAMTLYFCVNYGGRAEIADAAAAIAADVRAGKLDPGKVNEKTVAKYMYYPDMPDVDLFVRPSGEQRTSNYLIWQSAYAEMVFQDILWPDFDRRNLWDACLEYARRDRRFGAAPEAEPTKK, from the coding sequence ATGGCACGACGCGGAATTCTGGGGCGCGGCCGACGCGAATACGAGACCCCCGAGCCGCACCCCTCCGGTGCGCGTCCGCCGAAGATCCCCGGCGAGCTCGTCCCGAACCACGTGGCGGTCGTCATGGACGGCAACGGCCGCTGGGCCAAGGAGCGCGGGCTGCCCCGCACCGAGGGCCACAAGGTCGGCGAGGGCGTCGTCCTCGACGTGCTCAAGGGCTGCATCGAGATGGGCGTCAAGAACCTGTCGCTGTACGCCTTCTCCACGGAGAACTGGAAGCGCTCGCCCGAGGAGGTGCGCTTCCTGATGAACTTCAACCGCGATGTCATCCGCCGCCGCCGGGACGAGATGGACGCGCTGGGCATCCGTATCCGCTGGGTCGGCCGGATGCCGAAGCTGTGGAAGTCCGTGGTGCAGGAGCTCCAGGTCGCCCAGGAGCAGACCAAGGACAACGACGCCATGACGCTGTACTTCTGCGTCAACTACGGCGGCCGGGCGGAGATCGCGGACGCGGCGGCGGCCATCGCCGCGGACGTACGGGCCGGGAAGCTGGACCCGGGCAAGGTCAACGAGAAGACCGTGGCCAAGTACATGTACTACCCGGACATGCCGGACGTGGACCTGTTCGTACGGCCCTCCGGCGAGCAGCGCACGTCCAACTACCTGATCTGGCAGAGCGCCTACGCGGAGATGGTGTTCCAGGACATTCTCTGGCCGGATTTCGACCGGCGGAACCTGTGGGACGCCTGCCTCGAATACGCCAGGCGGGACCGCCGCTTCGGCGCGGCGCCGGAGGCGGAGCCCACGAAGAAGTAG
- the leuA gene encoding 2-isopropylmalate synthase — translation MTNPSIPAENSVGRPTPITNATRTQKPSGLPIHRYGAYEAVDIPDRTWPDNRITVAPRWLSTDLRDGNQALIDPMSPVRKREMFDLLVKMGYKEIEVGFPSSGQTDFDFVRSIIEEGAIPEDVTISVLTQAREELIERTVESLRGAHKATVHLYNATAPVFRRVVFRGSREQVKQIAVDGTRLVMEYADKILGDQTAFGYQYSPEIFTDTELDFALEVCEGVMDVWQPEAGREIILNLPATVERSTPSTHADRFEWMSRNLSRREHICLSVHPHNDRGTAVAAAELAIMAGADRIEGCLFGQGERTGNVDLVTLGMNLFSQGVDPQIDFSQIDEIRRTAEYCNQMEVHPRHPYAGDLVYTAFSGSHQDAIKKGFEAMEVQAAEQGKAVDDLEWAVPYLPIDPKDVGRSYEAVIRVNSQSGKGGIAYVLKNDHKLDLPRRMQIEFSKIIQEKTDAEGGEVTPDAIWSAFQDEYLPTPENAWGRIALRSAQTSTTTENTDALTVEAVVDGADAVLTGTGNGPLAAFFDALHAIDVDVRLLDYVEHTMSEGVGAQAAAYIECAIGDKVLWGVGIDGNIVRASIKAAVSAVNRASR, via the coding sequence ATGACGAATCCGTCGATCCCTGCTGAGAACTCCGTCGGCCGCCCCACGCCCATCACCAACGCGACCCGCACCCAGAAGCCGTCCGGCCTGCCCATCCACCGCTACGGCGCCTACGAGGCCGTGGACATCCCGGACCGCACCTGGCCGGACAACCGCATCACCGTGGCCCCCCGCTGGCTGTCCACGGACCTGCGCGACGGCAACCAGGCGCTGATCGACCCGATGTCGCCGGTCCGCAAGCGGGAGATGTTCGACCTGCTGGTGAAGATGGGCTACAAGGAGATCGAGGTCGGCTTCCCCTCGTCCGGCCAGACCGACTTCGACTTCGTACGCTCGATCATCGAAGAGGGCGCGATCCCCGAGGACGTGACGATCTCCGTCCTGACCCAGGCCCGCGAGGAGCTGATCGAGCGCACCGTCGAGTCGCTGCGCGGCGCCCACAAGGCCACCGTCCACCTGTACAACGCCACCGCGCCGGTCTTCCGGCGGGTGGTCTTCCGCGGCTCGCGCGAGCAGGTCAAGCAGATCGCGGTGGACGGCACCCGGCTGGTCATGGAGTACGCGGACAAGATCCTGGGCGACCAGACGGCCTTCGGCTACCAGTACAGCCCGGAGATCTTCACCGACACCGAGCTGGACTTCGCGCTGGAGGTCTGCGAGGGCGTCATGGACGTCTGGCAGCCCGAGGCGGGGCGCGAGATCATCCTGAACCTGCCGGCCACCGTCGAGCGCTCCACCCCCTCCACCCACGCCGACCGCTTCGAGTGGATGTCGCGCAACCTGTCGCGGCGCGAGCACATCTGCCTGTCCGTGCACCCGCACAACGACCGCGGTACCGCGGTGGCCGCCGCCGAGCTGGCGATCATGGCGGGCGCGGACCGTATCGAGGGCTGCCTGTTCGGCCAGGGCGAGCGCACCGGCAACGTCGACCTGGTCACCCTGGGCATGAACCTGTTCAGCCAGGGCGTGGACCCGCAGATCGACTTCTCGCAGATCGACGAGATCCGCCGGACCGCCGAGTACTGCAACCAGATGGAGGTCCACCCGCGCCACCCCTACGCGGGCGACCTGGTCTACACCGCCTTCTCCGGCTCCCACCAGGACGCCATCAAGAAGGGCTTCGAGGCCATGGAGGTCCAGGCGGCGGAGCAGGGCAAGGCCGTGGACGACCTGGAGTGGGCGGTCCCGTACCTGCCCATCGACCCCAAGGACGTCGGCCGCTCGTACGAGGCCGTGATCCGCGTCAACTCGCAGTCCGGCAAGGGCGGCATCGCCTACGTCCTGAAGAACGACCACAAACTGGACCTGCCGCGCCGGATGCAGATCGAGTTCTCGAAGATCATCCAGGAGAAGACCGACGCCGAGGGCGGCGAGGTCACGCCGGACGCGATCTGGTCGGCCTTCCAGGACGAGTACCTGCCGACCCCGGAGAACGCCTGGGGCCGGATCGCGCTGCGCAGCGCGCAGACCTCCACCACCACCGAGAACACCGACGCGCTGACCGTCGAGGCGGTCGTGGACGGCGCCGACGCGGTCCTGACCGGCACCGGCAACGGCCCGCTGGCGGCGTTCTTCGACGCGCTGCACGCCATCGACGTGGACGTACGGCTGCTGGACTACGTCGAGCACACGATGAGCGAGGGAGTGGGCGCCCAGGCCGCCGCGTACATCGAGTGCGCGATCGGCGACAAGGTGCTGTGGGGCGTCGGCATCGACGGCAACATCGTGCGCGCCTCGATCAAGGCGGCCGTCTCCGCGGTCAACCGCGCGAGCCGCTGA
- a CDS encoding M4 family metallopeptidase, producing MNPEATEAHPVFCTIVPPHVLDHLSQLEDTDRSERALRTLEHDALQRTRRRIITVRGLGAPTGTPSDKPNRTIYDARHLETLPGKKVHAEADKPSKDASVNRAHAGLGATFELYLKVYGRHSIDDSGLPLDATVHYGVKYDNAFWDGQRMVFGDGDNDLFLDFTIPIDVIGHELTHGVTQHTANLDYFGQSGALNESMSDVFGSLIKQYALGQNTSQADWLIGAGLLGPNVTGEALRSMKAPGTAYDDDVLGKDPQPATMDHYVKTSRDNGGVHINSGIPNHAFYLLATDLGGNAWERAGQIWYDTLTGGQLDKDAQFADFARLTVATARSKYGEGAELQALQKAWSQVGVPSN from the coding sequence ATGAACCCTGAAGCCACTGAGGCCCACCCCGTGTTCTGCACGATCGTGCCGCCCCACGTCCTCGACCACCTGTCGCAGTTGGAGGACACCGACCGCTCCGAGCGCGCCCTGCGCACCCTGGAGCACGACGCCCTGCAGCGCACCCGGCGCCGCATCATCACCGTCCGCGGCCTCGGGGCGCCCACCGGCACCCCGTCGGACAAGCCGAACCGCACCATCTACGACGCGCGGCACCTGGAAACGCTGCCGGGCAAGAAGGTGCACGCCGAGGCCGACAAGCCGTCCAAGGACGCCTCCGTCAACCGCGCGCACGCGGGCCTCGGCGCGACCTTCGAGCTGTACCTGAAGGTGTACGGCCGGCACTCCATCGACGACTCCGGCCTGCCGCTGGACGCCACCGTCCACTACGGCGTGAAGTACGACAACGCCTTCTGGGACGGCCAGCGGATGGTCTTCGGCGACGGCGACAACGACCTGTTCCTCGACTTCACCATCCCCATCGACGTCATCGGTCACGAACTGACCCACGGCGTGACCCAGCACACCGCCAATCTGGACTACTTCGGTCAGTCCGGCGCGCTCAACGAGTCCATGTCGGACGTCTTCGGTTCGCTGATCAAGCAGTACGCGCTCGGCCAGAACACCTCTCAGGCCGACTGGCTGATCGGCGCCGGACTGCTCGGCCCGAACGTCACCGGCGAGGCGCTGCGCTCGATGAAGGCCCCGGGCACCGCGTACGACGACGACGTGCTGGGCAAGGACCCGCAGCCCGCGACGATGGACCACTACGTCAAGACCTCGCGCGACAACGGCGGCGTGCACATCAACTCCGGCATCCCCAACCACGCCTTCTACCTGCTCGCCACGGACCTCGGCGGCAACGCGTGGGAGCGGGCCGGCCAGATCTGGTACGACACGCTGACCGGCGGCCAGCTGGACAAGGACGCCCAGTTCGCCGACTTCGCGCGCCTGACGGTCGCCACGGCGCGCAGCAAGTACGGTGAGGGCGCGGAGCTCCAGGCCCTCCAGAAGGCCTGGTCGCAGGTGGGGGTTCCGAGCAACTGA
- a CDS encoding Fur family transcriptional regulator yields the protein MASAGSPVRGRATRQRAAVAAALDEVDEFRSAQELHDMLKHRGDSVGLTTVYRTLQSLADAGEVDVLRTNDGEAVYRRCSTDDHHHHLVCRTCGKAVEVEGPAVEKWADQIAAEHGFQDVGHTIEIFGTCGECSAKAAESSA from the coding sequence GTGGCGAGCGCTGGATCTCCGGTGCGCGGCCGGGCGACACGGCAGCGGGCCGCCGTGGCGGCGGCACTGGACGAGGTGGACGAGTTCCGCAGCGCGCAGGAACTGCACGACATGCTCAAGCACCGGGGGGACTCGGTCGGGCTGACGACGGTCTACCGGACGCTGCAGTCCCTTGCCGACGCGGGCGAGGTCGACGTGCTGCGGACCAACGACGGCGAGGCCGTCTACCGCCGGTGCAGCACCGACGATCATCACCACCACCTGGTCTGCCGCACCTGCGGCAAGGCCGTCGAGGTGGAGGGCCCGGCCGTGGAGAAGTGGGCGGACCAGATCGCCGCCGAGCACGGCTTCCAGGACGTCGGGCACACCATCGAGATCTTCGGTACGTGCGGTGAGTGCTCGGCCAAGGCGGCCGAAAGCTCCGCCTGA
- a CDS encoding metal ABC transporter ATP-binding protein, producing the protein MKDQETVISLRGAGAALGARPVLRGVDLTVRRGEVVALLGANGSGKSTAVRAVVGQVPLTSGELELFGTPQRRFKDWARIGYVPQRTTAAGGVPATVREIVASGRLARTKLRWPGRADREAVHRALDLVGMADRAKDSAEALSGGQHQRVLIARALVGSPELLIMDEPMAGVDLASQEVLAETLRGQVEAGVTVLLVLHELGPLEPLIDRAVVLRDGCVVHDGPPPEAVGQHALPGHDHVHPHAGPAAEPVRTGLLT; encoded by the coding sequence ATGAAGGACCAGGAAACGGTCATATCGCTGCGCGGGGCGGGTGCGGCGCTCGGCGCGCGCCCCGTCCTGCGCGGCGTCGACCTGACCGTACGGCGGGGCGAGGTGGTGGCCCTGCTCGGGGCCAACGGCTCGGGGAAGTCGACCGCCGTACGCGCCGTGGTCGGGCAGGTGCCCCTGACCAGCGGCGAACTGGAACTGTTCGGCACCCCGCAGCGCCGGTTCAAGGACTGGGCGCGCATCGGGTACGTACCGCAGCGCACCACCGCGGCGGGCGGCGTGCCCGCCACCGTCCGCGAGATCGTCGCGTCCGGCCGGCTGGCCCGTACGAAGCTGAGGTGGCCCGGCCGGGCCGACCGGGAGGCCGTCCACCGGGCGCTGGACCTGGTGGGCATGGCGGACCGCGCCAAGGACTCCGCCGAGGCGCTCTCCGGCGGCCAGCACCAGCGGGTGCTGATCGCCCGCGCGCTGGTCGGCTCCCCGGAACTGCTGATCATGGACGAGCCGATGGCCGGGGTGGACCTGGCCAGCCAGGAGGTGCTGGCCGAGACGCTGCGGGGGCAGGTCGAGGCGGGCGTCACCGTGCTGCTCGTGCTGCACGAGCTGGGCCCGCTGGAACCGCTGATCGACCGCGCCGTGGTGTTGCGCGACGGCTGCGTGGTGCACGACGGCCCGCCGCCCGAGGCGGTCGGCCAGCACGCTCTGCCCGGCCACGACCACGTACATCCCCACGCGGGCCCGGCCGCCGAGCCGGTCCGTACCGGGCTGCTGACCTGA
- the recO gene encoding DNA repair protein RecO encodes MSLFRDDGIVLRTQKLGEADRIITFLTRGHGRVRAVARGVRRTKSKFGARLEPFSHVDVQFYARGSELVGRGLPMCTQSETIAPYGGGIVTDYARYTAGTAMLETAERFTDHEGEPAVQQYLLLVGGLRTLARGEHEPHLVLDAFLLRSLAVNGYAPSFDGCAKCGLPGPNRFFSVGSGGVVCGDCRVPGSVVPSSEAIALLAALLSGDWATADACEPRHVREGSGLVAAYLQWHLERGLRSLRYVEK; translated from the coding sequence ATGAGTCTGTTCCGCGATGACGGCATTGTGCTGCGTACCCAGAAGCTGGGCGAGGCGGACCGGATCATCACGTTCCTCACCCGCGGTCACGGCCGGGTCCGGGCGGTGGCCCGGGGCGTGCGCCGCACCAAGTCCAAGTTCGGCGCGCGGCTGGAGCCGTTCTCCCACGTCGACGTGCAGTTCTACGCCCGCGGCAGCGAGCTGGTCGGGCGCGGTCTGCCGATGTGCACACAGAGTGAGACCATCGCTCCCTACGGTGGCGGCATCGTCACGGACTACGCCCGCTACACCGCCGGCACGGCCATGCTGGAGACCGCCGAGCGCTTCACCGACCACGAGGGCGAGCCGGCCGTGCAGCAGTATCTGCTGCTGGTCGGCGGGCTGCGGACGCTGGCGCGCGGCGAACACGAGCCGCACCTGGTGCTGGACGCGTTCCTGCTGCGCTCGCTCGCGGTCAACGGCTACGCCCCCAGCTTCGACGGCTGCGCCAAGTGCGGCCTGCCCGGCCCGAATCGGTTCTTCTCGGTGGGCTCCGGCGGCGTGGTGTGCGGCGACTGCCGGGTGCCGGGCAGCGTCGTACCCTCCTCGGAGGCCATCGCGCTGCTCGCGGCGCTGCTGTCCGGCGACTGGGCGACGGCGGACGCGTGCGAGCCCCGGCACGTACGGGAGGGCAGCGGCCTCGTTGCGGCGTATCTGCAGTGGCACTTGGAGCGCGGACTGCGCTCGCTGCGGTACGTGGAGAAGTAG
- a CDS encoding protealysin inhibitor emfourin, whose translation MRIQVRRTGGFAGIERHAEVDTSGLPDAAEWHALAERAAAAGRGTPPVGVPDGFSYQITIDGDTVYASDPRLTDEQRRLISRVLKEGS comes from the coding sequence ATGCGGATTCAAGTACGGCGCACCGGCGGCTTCGCCGGCATCGAGCGGCACGCCGAGGTCGACACCTCGGGCCTGCCCGATGCCGCGGAGTGGCACGCCCTGGCCGAGCGGGCAGCCGCCGCCGGCCGGGGCACGCCCCCGGTTGGCGTCCCCGACGGTTTCAGCTACCAGATCACCATCGACGGCGACACGGTCTACGCCTCCGACCCCCGCCTCACCGACGAACAGCGCCGGCTGATCAGCAGAGTGCTGAAGGAGGGCAGCTGA
- a CDS encoding MFS transporter yields the protein MTGAGAAETPGALAEPAVRVGRGWTAALALANGAVWAGWYGPIQVLLALQAAELAPPGMSKESVLAWVTGLGAAVSLVANPLFGALSDRTTSRFGRRTPWIAAGVLGGAAALCLLAAARGVAAMAAGWCLVQLALNAAFAAVTAAVPDRVPHAQRGTVGGWLGAAQFLGVVAGTGLASAAGGIAAGYVACAAFTVLATLPYVLRYRDLRIGRADRPPFAWRAFLAGFWISPRRHPDLAWAWLTRFLVNLGNAIALLYLLYYLRDALHRPRPEDGVLVLTAVNGVLLLATVVVGGIWSDRTGRRKPFVLWSGVIMAVATALLAGWQTWTGALVAAALLGVGFGVFTSVDFALMTDVLPAAADRGRDLGIINIANSLPQVAAPALAAPVVTYLGGYPVLYLLAAGTGLAGALLVRRIRGVE from the coding sequence GTGACCGGGGCGGGGGCCGCGGAGACGCCCGGGGCCCTCGCCGAGCCGGCCGTGCGGGTGGGCCGCGGCTGGACCGCCGCGCTGGCGCTGGCGAACGGGGCGGTCTGGGCCGGCTGGTACGGCCCGATCCAGGTCCTGCTCGCCCTCCAGGCGGCCGAGCTGGCGCCGCCCGGCATGTCGAAGGAGTCGGTGCTGGCCTGGGTCACGGGCCTGGGCGCCGCGGTCTCCCTGGTCGCCAACCCGCTCTTCGGCGCGCTGTCGGACCGTACGACGTCCCGCTTCGGGCGCCGTACGCCGTGGATCGCGGCCGGTGTCCTCGGCGGCGCGGCGGCGCTGTGCCTGCTGGCGGCGGCCCGGGGCGTCGCCGCCATGGCGGCCGGGTGGTGCCTGGTGCAGCTGGCGCTCAACGCCGCGTTCGCGGCGGTGACCGCGGCCGTCCCGGACCGCGTCCCGCACGCCCAGCGCGGCACGGTCGGCGGCTGGCTGGGCGCGGCGCAGTTCCTCGGCGTGGTGGCCGGTACGGGGTTGGCGTCCGCCGCCGGCGGCATCGCGGCGGGGTACGTGGCGTGCGCCGCCTTCACGGTGCTGGCCACGCTCCCGTACGTACTGCGCTACCGGGACCTGCGGATCGGGCGCGCCGACCGGCCGCCGTTCGCGTGGCGGGCCTTCCTCGCCGGGTTCTGGATCAGCCCGCGCCGCCACCCCGACCTGGCCTGGGCCTGGCTGACCCGCTTCCTGGTCAACCTCGGCAACGCGATCGCGCTGCTCTACCTGCTGTACTACCTGCGCGACGCGCTGCACCGGCCGCGCCCCGAGGACGGCGTGCTGGTGCTGACCGCCGTCAACGGGGTGCTGCTGCTCGCCACGGTCGTCGTCGGCGGGATCTGGTCGGACCGTACAGGGCGGCGCAAACCGTTCGTCCTGTGGTCCGGTGTGATCATGGCGGTGGCCACCGCGCTGCTCGCCGGGTGGCAGACCTGGACCGGCGCGCTGGTCGCCGCCGCGCTGCTGGGCGTCGGCTTCGGCGTCTTCACGTCGGTGGACTTCGCGCTGATGACGGACGTGCTGCCGGCCGCCGCCGACCGGGGCAGGGACCTCGGCATCATCAACATCGCCAACTCGCTGCCTCAGGTCGCCGCCCCCGCACTGGCCGCGCCCGTCGTGACGTATCTGGGCGGCTACCCGGTGCTGTACCTGCTCGCGGCGGGCACCGGGCTGGCGGGGGCGCTGCTGGTGCGGCGGATCCGTGGGGTGGAGTGA